A window of the Streptomyces sp. NBC_01351 genome harbors these coding sequences:
- a CDS encoding contact-dependent growth inhibition system immunity protein codes for MPRSRSRPCSHPRLLHLDRTLDELDTPPWPPAPPDATALVTKVHALRRRPLSTLTPADLRTLLAQDVALPYVLPLAVALLLDDPLLDAYFYEGDLLLAALDRPTSAWTPFPDLAADLSATLATLPRDALAELPPGSAATIDRFTTRHSA; via the coding sequence ATGCCCCGCTCCCGCTCCCGCCCCTGCTCCCACCCCCGCCTCCTCCACCTGGACCGCACCCTCGACGAGCTCGACACCCCTCCCTGGCCACCCGCACCCCCGGACGCGACGGCCCTCGTCACCAAGGTCCACGCCCTGCGCCGCCGCCCGCTGTCCACCCTCACGCCGGCAGACCTCCGCACCCTGCTCGCCCAGGACGTGGCGCTCCCCTACGTCCTTCCGCTCGCGGTGGCGTTGCTGCTCGACGACCCGCTGCTCGACGCGTACTTCTACGAGGGCGACCTGCTGCTCGCCGCCCTGGACCGGCCGACCTCGGCGTGGACCCCGTTCCCCGACCTCGCCGCCGACCTGTCGGCCACGCTCGCCACCCTCCCCCGGGACGCCCTGGCCGAGCTCCCCCCGGGCTCCGCCGCCACGATCGACCGCTTCACGACACGGCACTCCGCGTAG
- a CDS encoding adenylyltransferase/cytidyltransferase family protein has translation MSRIIGYASSVFDLFHVGHLNLLRQARSHCDHLVAGVLLDEVATHKGGPPVVPFHERLEIVRAIRYVDEAVADATLEKLDAWQRVGFHRLFKGDDWRGTERGAQWERDFAAVGVEVVYLPYTTHVSSTTLRREIQQLVEAGGRR, from the coding sequence GTGTCTCGCATCATCGGCTACGCGTCCAGTGTCTTCGATCTCTTCCACGTCGGGCACCTCAACCTGCTCCGGCAGGCCCGGTCCCACTGCGACCACCTCGTCGCCGGAGTGCTCCTCGACGAGGTCGCCACGCACAAGGGGGGCCCTCCCGTCGTTCCGTTCCACGAGCGGCTGGAGATAGTGCGGGCGATCCGGTACGTCGACGAGGCCGTCGCCGATGCCACCCTCGAAAAGCTGGACGCGTGGCAGCGGGTCGGCTTCCACCGCCTGTTCAAGGGCGACGACTGGCGCGGCACCGAGCGCGGCGCCCAATGGGAGCGCGACTTCGCCGCCGTGGGCGTGGAGGTGGTCTACCTGCCGTACACCACGCACGTCTCCAGCACCACGCTCCGCCGCGAGATCCAACAACTGGTGGAGGCGGGCGGCCGGCGCTGA
- a CDS encoding thiol-disulfide oxidoreductase DCC family protein, whose product MASQPILLFDGDCGFCGRTIEFARRTIQPRVRFVPWQYADLAALNVTEDRADREVLWISPVGGKVYGGPRALSAVLMCGRRRWWLLGVVLRLPPVNWMARGIYRVVAKNRHRLPGGTATCSLPSPMRGNPDR is encoded by the coding sequence ATGGCAAGCCAGCCCATTCTGTTGTTTGACGGAGACTGCGGTTTTTGTGGCAGAACAATCGAGTTTGCTCGGCGCACCATTCAGCCGCGTGTGCGATTCGTCCCCTGGCAGTACGCCGACCTCGCCGCCCTGAATGTCACCGAAGACAGAGCCGACCGCGAGGTCCTTTGGATCAGCCCGGTCGGCGGCAAGGTCTACGGGGGACCGCGCGCCCTGTCCGCCGTGCTGATGTGCGGACGAAGGCGCTGGTGGCTGCTCGGGGTGGTTCTTCGGCTGCCGCCCGTCAACTGGATGGCACGTGGCATCTACCGGGTTGTTGCGAAAAACCGCCATCGCCTACCAGGCGGCACAGCCACCTGCTCTCTCCCTTCCCCTATGCGAGGGAACCCGGACCGTTAA
- a CDS encoding HTTM domain-containing protein has product MPQRVFDRVHAFLVFLTERPVSLYAAAVLRIGYGLLYLAFLLREFPHRDEMWGPGSPWTPELARQMFDQSEWASVLMLSDSLVYFEVCYAMALVTCALFLLGWRTRAMSVLFAIVVVSFHAKAIYMADGGDNLMVLMAVYLVFTACGRRWSLDARRVRLQASAGKTAGPRGGDLRHHLGDARTILTTVLHNCGMFVIAAQVCFLYGCAGLYKIQGSKWGDGTALHYVLNIDLFRPWPELSQVIAGHHVLIAVVGYLTVLVQVAFPFVLFSRLKYPVLVLLLGMHVNIAVLMGLPLFSGAMIVADAAFLPDRFYRALGRLWRRTFQRTGGTGAEAPVGRVPAAVPPQPSPK; this is encoded by the coding sequence ATGCCTCAGCGTGTGTTCGACCGGGTCCATGCGTTCCTCGTCTTCCTGACCGAGCGGCCGGTCTCCCTGTACGCGGCGGCGGTGCTGCGCATTGGATACGGTCTGCTCTATCTCGCTTTCCTGCTCCGAGAGTTTCCACACCGCGACGAGATGTGGGGCCCCGGTTCACCGTGGACGCCCGAGCTGGCCAGACAGATGTTCGACCAGAGCGAGTGGGCCAGTGTCCTCATGCTGTCCGACAGCCTGGTGTATTTCGAGGTCTGCTACGCGATGGCTCTCGTCACGTGTGCGCTGTTCTTGCTGGGCTGGCGGACACGCGCGATGTCCGTGCTGTTCGCGATCGTGGTGGTGTCGTTCCACGCCAAGGCGATCTACATGGCGGACGGCGGGGACAACCTCATGGTCCTCATGGCTGTCTACCTCGTCTTCACCGCGTGCGGCCGACGCTGGTCCCTCGACGCCCGCAGGGTCCGGCTCCAGGCGTCGGCGGGCAAGACCGCAGGCCCGCGGGGCGGCGATCTCCGGCACCATCTCGGCGACGCCCGCACCATCTTGACCACCGTGCTGCACAACTGCGGCATGTTCGTCATCGCCGCCCAGGTCTGCTTCCTCTACGGATGCGCGGGCCTGTACAAGATCCAGGGCTCCAAGTGGGGCGACGGCACCGCCCTCCACTACGTCCTGAACATCGACCTGTTCCGGCCCTGGCCCGAGCTGTCCCAGGTGATCGCCGGCCATCACGTGCTCATTGCCGTCGTCGGCTATCTGACGGTGCTGGTGCAGGTCGCCTTTCCGTTCGTCCTGTTCAGCAGGCTCAAATACCCTGTCCTGGTTCTGCTGCTGGGCATGCATGTGAATATCGCGGTGCTCATGGGACTTCCACTCTTCTCCGGCGCGATGATCGTCGCCGATGCCGCATTCCTGCCGGACCGCTTTTACCGGGCCCTGGGACGGCTGTGGCGGCGCACCTTCCAGCGCACAGGTGGTACGGGAGCGGAAGCCCCGGTGGGGAGAGTACCCGCTGCGGTACCGCCGCAGCCCTCACCGAAGTAG
- a CDS encoding DUF5819 family protein: MIHVLLVFLFVAPPSSISQAYNQQINAWVRPLFEQNWRLFAPNPQSFNWQISARTRQTAPNGTTQVSGWIDLSAMDDSAVKHSVFPSHTAQNMLRQAWSAYLKTHGGDDQSRSERALMLQKYLRNVAADRVAAQRGGTFDSIQLRVITLPIAPPRPAAGERRPAAAAPARAETRYLPWWKVASHGTD, encoded by the coding sequence GTGATCCATGTGCTCCTGGTGTTTCTGTTCGTGGCGCCCCCGAGCTCCATCTCGCAGGCGTACAACCAGCAGATCAACGCGTGGGTCCGGCCCTTGTTCGAGCAGAACTGGCGTCTCTTCGCACCGAATCCGCAGTCGTTCAATTGGCAGATCTCGGCGAGGACCAGGCAGACGGCGCCGAACGGCACCACGCAGGTGAGCGGCTGGATCGATCTGAGCGCCATGGATGATTCCGCCGTCAAGCACAGCGTCTTTCCGAGCCATACGGCACAGAACATGCTGCGCCAGGCTTGGAGTGCCTACCTCAAAACGCACGGCGGCGACGACCAGTCGCGCTCGGAGCGGGCTCTGATGCTCCAGAAGTACCTGCGCAACGTCGCAGCGGACCGCGTCGCCGCCCAACGTGGGGGCACCTTCGACTCGATCCAGCTGCGGGTGATCACGCTGCCCATCGCCCCGCCCCGCCCCGCAGCAGGCGAACGCCGCCCGGCCGCCGCAGCGCCGGCGCGGGCCGAAACCCGGTATCTGCCCTGGTGGAAGGTGGCCTCGCATGGAACGGACTGA